Proteins encoded in a region of the Triticum dicoccoides isolate Atlit2015 ecotype Zavitan chromosome 3A, WEW_v2.0, whole genome shotgun sequence genome:
- the LOC119267266 gene encoding uncharacterized protein LOC119267266 produces the protein MEAAATSYPVARDPPPRPAPQTAQLGGGPAAPARGGWARWALWAVVSLVLAASFAWGVYQARHRPRSLAYVIVTYYLLAVLYCCLGKLSLLRRDDPAAAPERRRVRLAVWVVSVAFANVIAARVADSMPDRGLQIAVWVVLAAGIGVAFYFFFVREGARDEVAGQRREAELHQVSPEQRV, from the coding sequence ATGGAGGCGGCCGCGACGTCCTACCCGGTGGCGCGGGACCCGCCGCCGCGGCCGGCGCCGCAGACGGCGCAGCTGGGCGGCGGCCCGGCGGCGCCGGCGCGCGGCGGGTGGGCGCGCTGGGCGCTGTGGGCCGTCGTGTCCCTCGTCCTCGCCGCCAGCTTCGCGTGGGGCGTGTACCAGGCGCGCCACCGGCCGCGGAGCCTCGCCTACGTCATCGTCACCTACTACCTCCTCGCCGTGCTCTACTGCTGCCTCGGGAAGCTGAGCCTGCTGCGCcgcgacgacccggcggcggcgccCGAGCGGCGCCGGGTCAGGCTCGCCGTGTGGGTCGTCTCCGTGGCGTTCGCCAACGTCATCGCGGCGCGCGTCGCCGACTCGATGCCCGACCGGGGGCTCCAGATCGCCGTCTGGGTGGTCCTCGCCGCCGGCATCGGCGTcgccttctacttcttcttcgtccGCGAGGGCGCCCGCGATGAGGTCGCCGGGCAGCGAAGGGAGGCGGAGCTCCACCAGGTGTCCCCGGAGCAGAGGGTCTGA